CCATGTAGAACTTCGTCTCCCTGTTCGGGTATAAATTGAGCTCGATCACCTGGATCTTCGTGGGCGGTTCTGCATCGGTGCTCAGAAATGCTACCGCATTATAAATAGAATTGACGGCATCCTCAGATGCTTTAATGCCGACGAGCAATTTCCCTCCAGCTTCAACAGTGTTATTGAAGGTCCTAACGAATATACTGAATTCGGGGAAGACCAATACGCTCAGCTTGGGGAGCTCGATCACGGGAGTGTAAGCGCTCCCCACCATCTGATAGATGACGACGTAGAATTGGAGTGTCTTATTCCCATAATAGGAGGGAACTGATATCCTCATCCTGGCGATCTTCCCATCGCCCGGGTTCAGGTATACGGGGGTCTCAAAATCGTTCCCGGGATCACCATCGAGTGTGATCACTTTGGCGATCAGATTGACGGGATATGAGCAATAATTAATCAAATTAACATCTAGGAGACCGGATTCGCCGGGCCTTATCCTCTCGGTGTATGAAACGTAGGATGCCGCGATGCATGAGCTCTGCCCGAGGGAGGGGGTCAGCAGGATGACCACTAGCATCAGGATAGCGATCCACCTGAGGGAATTCATGATATTTTTCTAGCAGTATAAAATATAAGCTTTTCCCAACGATCGGTCGGCCTAATAAAATTGAACATTTTTTAGATCCTTCTAGAATCAAGTGATGCTTCGCATCTGTATCCCTAAGATCCCGCGACATCCCATATAGCGTCTATTATATCATCCTCGGTTATCCCGACTAGCTCGGCCTTCCTCAGGACTTCCCTAACTACTCCTTCGTGCTCCCCTAAGGCCCTACCTTTCAGCTTCCTCTCAAGTTCCTCGATTGCATCGCTCGGGAAAACCATGAAATCTCCCGAGATCTCCACCTCCTTTATCAAATTCCCATCTAGCTCCAGCCTTATCTCAAGCGTTTTTCCAGCCTTGGATCTGATCACTTTCATAAGATCACCTCCTGAAGTTCCAGGAATCGCTCGAGTACTTCTCGACCAGCATATCGACGAGCTTCCACTCCTCCTCGCTCAGCTCACCCTCCTGAAATTCCCCTAAGAATGAGAAGCCCTCTATAGCTGCGTTCAAGACTTCATCGAAGCTCAAATCCCTGTTCACCTCCCTGGAGATCGTAGTAACCCTCTCAAGGATGCTCTTCAGGCCTTTATCCTCTAACTTCTCCCTCGGGACCCATAGGAGGGAAGCGAGCCTCTCCAGATCTGTCGCATACATTATAGTCCCATGCTGCAGCAAGTTTCCGCCCTCCCTGGCTTGAGCGCTCCCAGATACCTTCTTATTGGATATTAAGACATCGTTTACCCCCGAGAATTCAGCATCAGCTCCCAGAATCCTTATAGTCCTCACTACCCCCTCGCATATGTACTTCATGCTCTCCAGAACCCCCCTGGGGAAGAGGGCTTCCCCTCCAGCTACTGAGTAAGTCAGCTCGCCATTCTCATCGTGATATACTGAGCCCCCGCCAGTTATCCTCCTAACCACTCTCACATTAGCCCTCCTCACTTCCTCCAAGTTCACCGATGAACTGATCCTCTGGAAGTAACCTATAGTTATAGCACTGGGGGAGAACCTGTAGAACCTGACAGTCGGTATTCCGAACCTCATTAGAGCTTCATCTATCGCCATATTCAACGCAGCGTCCCCGCTCTCAAGCAGGAGCCTCCACCTCATCCCCTCACCTCCTCATCAAGTGCCACCCCATGTACCTTATCCTCCTCAGCTCACCCTCTATTAGCCTCATGAAGAACTCGTGCTGGCTCACCCCGCTTATCGACCCCAGATCGCCCTCGGTTATGAGTTCCTCTATAGTGGGGGACGAGGCAAGTAGCCCTAGCATCAAGATTATAGCCTCCCCCGGCTCCAGGACGAAGAGCCTCCCCCATATCCTACCCCAGAGTCCCGATATTCCGCCCTTAAGTCCGGCCAGCTCGAGCCACCTCTCGGAGAGGAGGTAGCCGCTATCCGGGAACTCCCCCATCCCTGAGTAGTAAATCCCCTCCCTGAGCACGTTCTCAGCTACTATTAGGTAGCCATCCTTAACCCTCTCGATCGGAGTTATCCCTCTCCTCCCTATTATTCCCTTCACCTCCTCATCTATCCCCCTCACTTCATCGTAGCTCAGCGGGCTGTAGGAGGAGTAAGCATCGCTCAGCGTCGTGGCTGTAGCCATGACCCTGCCTATGGAGACCAATCTAG
The sequence above is drawn from the Candidatus Korarchaeum cryptofilum OPF8 genome and encodes:
- a CDS encoding lipoate protein ligase C-terminal domain-containing protein, whose translation is MKVIRSKAGKTLEIRLELDGNLIKEVEISGDFMVFPSDAIEELERKLKGRALGEHEGVVREVLRKAELVGITEDDIIDAIWDVAGS
- a CDS encoding lipoate--protein ligase family protein, with the translated sequence MRWRLLLESGDAALNMAIDEALMRFGIPTVRFYRFSPSAITIGYFQRISSSVNLEEVRRANVRVVRRITGGGSVYHDENGELTYSVAGGEALFPRGVLESMKYICEGVVRTIRILGADAEFSGVNDVLISNKKVSGSAQAREGGNLLQHGTIMYATDLERLASLLWVPREKLEDKGLKSILERVTTISREVNRDLSFDEVLNAAIEGFSFLGEFQEGELSEEEWKLVDMLVEKYSSDSWNFRR